The nucleotide window AATGCAAAATAGGAAAAATAGAACTACATAcatataattttgaatttatcaTTTTCAGAACTAGTGAATTTTCTTGTATTCCGTACCTATATTTTTATGACAATGTTTTACTAGATAGTAGTATAAAGTTTAAAATGTTAATATATTTTACATATCAATTTGATAAGGAAAAACTTGTACACGATAGGAaaatattcattgtttactttttttagtcatatacataaatatatatattatttatacacgattatacacatataatacataacttatacatatattatatcttcacatgctatttttaatttaaatgatTGGGTGGATAATTATTTGGATTAATTCTTCTAAAATAAAAGCATGTCACGTACTCATGTAACAAGCATAGTTGATGTAACAAGCATTATTTAGGATTTTAACTTAATCAGGGAGTTAACAATAGAGTAAGTATTGTTTTTGGGAAAATAATATTGTTGGGTCACTCTCAATATAAtagctgaaaaatatatatttttcttatatatatatattatattatatattttttcggctattaaatataaatttttttgcACGTgctaaaacgaaaaaaaaaaaacctttcttttgtttgtaCATTTACATTAACCTGGGAATCTAGATTCTAGAAGACCGGTCCATTCAGGAAGTGGTTAACAGCTGGTGCAAGTAGCTACAGAATTAAATGTGTTTGCATGTGCACAAAAGTGAATAGGACAAAACATTATTACTGATTATGCCCTTATATTTCTAGATTATGTCCACAAATGGTCCGTCTGAGACTTTGCTACACTTctacaaaggaaaaaagaattGTAGCTACACCTACACGGCTCGGTGTGTCACTCACTTCACCACGTGAAATTCTTTCCAGAAAGAAACTTGAGATGTGAGTTCTGTTTACAATTAATAACTAGCACAAAGCTTTTCATTCTCAAACATAATGGAGAATCTGATATTGTATTAGTAACATACAAAACTAACCACAAAGGGTAATTCAGAATACAACATTACGATTCAAAAAACTCAAACAAAAGCCAGTGTCTCAACATGTGTATAGGCATCAAAGCAATCATACCGTGCACCACCAATAAAAAGTCTGAAATAATCAGGCTTTATATCAGCTAGCTCTTTGACACTCCCATTCTGCATttcatacaaaataattttccccGGAATTGAAATCAAGAGTCTTGCATTATTTTCCTCATCTGCTAGAAAACAGAGCACAGTAAATGCATATGGAAAGTTATAATCTTCAGGAGGATACATTTCTTGATTCACCATAGCTGGATACAAAATGGTCAAAAATTCCAAGTTAACTCGATACTTCACAAACCACTGAGAATAATCACTCTTCAACTCCAAAACATCAAACTCAATATCTTGAGGCTTATGAATCTCAATAAGATGCAAATGCCCACCCGATTCCCCAAAATACTCAATATTCCTGTACCACTGACCTTCAGGAATTTGAGTACTAGGCATTGATTTAAATTCAATGCTATCAGTTTCAAAACACAAAAACGGGCCTGTTTGACTAAACCAGTGTATAGCCCCTTTCCAGTAAACTCCACGGTAGCAACATAATTCCACATTACCATTACAGTACTCAGTTGAATGCCTCCAGACCCCACAAGCTGATGAATACActgagaaacgaagttgattttCAGATACAGACAACCAAACACAAACAACATCGTAATCACCAGATCTTTTGGGGTCAAATGCTAAGTTCATACTTTTCACTACCATTCCGTCTGGCACTGGAATAAACCTATGATGACCTGTAGTAAGATTATAAACGTAAAATTCGGTTTTTGCATCATCTGATTTAAAACCGAGACATACAAGTCCATTACAAGAGCTGATATTACTCAGAACTTTGCCATCACGTGCATCGGATAAACGGTCGTAAATCCGGCCCATTGCAGCTAGGCGTTCTTCGTGGAGACTAAGGAAATCATAATTCGGGTGTCGGCACAAGAAAACACCGACGGTGGAAGCAGAGGAGGTAGCGTTTCTACGGGTATGGAGGCGGCGGAAATAGGTACTGGAAATAAGGGAAAGCCAGTGTTTCGAGACGCATTG belongs to Nicotiana tabacum cultivar K326 chromosome 6, ASM71507v2, whole genome shotgun sequence and includes:
- the LOC107790317 gene encoding F-box protein At5g07610-like yields the protein MVSGDCTSYGGASAPIKLTLTHSRSYNQQLKQQHLPISSEILPSSEQIAGSEGLLTEILLRLPPKTLLRFQCVSKHWLSLISSTYFRRLHTRRNATSSASTVGVFLCRHPNYDFLSLHEERLAAMGRIYDRLSDARDGKVLSNISSCNGLVCLGFKSDDAKTEFYVYNLTTGHHRFIPVPDGMVVKSMNLAFDPKRSGDYDVVCVWLSVSENQLRFSVYSSACGVWRHSTEYCNGNVELCCYRGVYWKGAIHWFSQTGPFLCFETDSIEFKSMPSTQIPEGQWYRNIEYFGESGGHLHLIEIHKPQDIEFDVLELKSDYSQWFVKYRVNLEFLTILYPAMVNQEMYPPEDYNFPYAFTVLCFLADEENNARLLISIPGKIILYEMQNGSVKELADIKPDYFRLFIGGARYDCFDAYTHVETLAFV